ataaaagaaacgcATGAGTTACTAAATAGGATTTATGAAAACTCAGATACTAAGAGACCATTTTTCGATTTAGAGGCACTGCGCGAAAGTAAATTACACAAACTACTGAAAGCAATTGTTAATGATCCTAATTTAGAGGAATTTCACCCCAGTTGTAAAGAGATTTTGTTGACCTGGGCTGACCTAATCACGgaactgaaaaaagaaaaatcacaAGCATTATCAACACCTTAATAAGAGTAATTATTAAATGGGTTGTGATAGATTAAAGGCTCGAAAAATATTCCCTTTCATTTCATATACAGGTGGTATCTGCTGCCTtagtttcatttttcccTCAATGGTAACTACATTAATAAaccattcaaaaattgtaTTAGTAAGTCATACATAATTGTTACAGGAATATATCAAGTGGACTTTTATAACATGCTGAAAATGTTAGCCACGTTCAAGGCCAAAAACTGAAAACCTGAAGGTGCGCAAGTCGATATTTGTTCCAATTGGTACCAAATTATACACAGACGTAGATACTTACGTAGATATATAAATACTGCGTCGAAAgtttaaaaaattgatattcctttttcaaactaaAGTAAGGATAAATAAAGTACGAAATTCGGGTTGCCTGCGtaacattaaaaaaaaggatcGATACTTTGAACATATGCCACTCGGGAAGATAATGCAGCATCGAAGAAACAGGTCCAAGAACGCTTGGCTATGGAACTTAAAGAACAAATACCAAATGACCTCCTACAACTGATAAAAAGTTCCAAGTACGTCCATGTAGCGACATGTTCATCAAAGTGTATACCATCGGTTTCCTTGATGCATTATATATTCGTTTCATCAGGAGAAACTTTTCATAAACACGAGTATGGTATAGATTCAGATCGTAATGATTACATTATATTTACGGCTTTCGAAAAATCAGTAAAGTTTCGGAATGTTATAGAGAACCCAAATGTCgctttattatttcatgATTGGATTACTGCTAAAAACTTAACCCTTCGAAAGAAAAGTATACATGACGAGAAATGTTTCTCTGGACAACCAGGATCTGCAAAGTTGAACGATTTTTTACGAGATTTAAACCAAAATGAACTGAATCAAGTAAGTGCCACCATTAATGGTATTGCGGATATAGTCGACCCTGATAGTGAAGAATCCACGTACTATAGGCGGTTATTATTAAAAGCTAACCCAGATGCggatatttttattctggGCGAAGAGACTGCCATAATTAAAGTCAGAATTCACAAAATTAAAGTGTCTGATATGGAAAATAATACATCAGTTTATGGTCAAACCGCAAAACTCGGTTCAACGTAGAAATGAGGGAAAGTATGTGTACTATGACTAGTATATAAAGTATCTATAAACAACGAGAAACATTGGTGTAAGAGTCCATTCgcataaaaagaaaataatggaCGCTGTAAACAGATTACGATAAATAACTCGAAAAATCTACCGAGATCGGCGAAAGTGTTTCATCCgccttttcaatttctcttGAGCGATGAGGTGGTGTTGGGGAATCAGGGGATATGCTTTCATGTAGTGGTTGCATTTCTGGTATGTTTTTGTCTCTTGTGTATGTTTTCATGGGGCTTGAAGTGAATAGCGAATTCGTTCTTCGTATTGGAGACGGTGAAAGGTCAATCTTTAAAGGTTTAATCTGatcattttcctttactAGATTCGAAATGGCCCTTCTAGATTTTGTGTATGATGGATCGATGTTTGAAGAATCTAGTagattttccaaaatccTATATTTCTCATTCGAGTAATTTAATTCATCCTGTAATGATTGTAGTTTAATTTCCAGAGATCTTATTTTCtcatctcttttcttgatttgcCGTTGTAAAAGCATTTCTCTATCTAAATAGAGTGATTGATTCGCATCATTTCCACATGATGCATCAGCACTTATATTTCTCAACTCACTAATTCGTTGcttattatattttaactctgataattttcttttgaaagcaTCACTCCTTAAAATCCTCGATTTTGCCGCATCAGTATCCAAATACGAAGGCCGTCCTTGAGAAggcttcttcaaaattcttgtCATGTCCCCACAAATATTTTGCATCTTATTCATATTCTCATGATCATTAGAAAAAACATCTTTGATTGTCTGGAAAATCCTAGAAAGCCTCCGCTTAGGAGTCCTCCTTCTTCCACTATTAAGAATTTCCTGATCATTTCTAACTGGTGCCTTTCTCGGTCTCTTTAACAGGCTTTTTCCCGTGGACCGTATATGCTTTCGTTTACTCTTTAATGcagatcttcttcttatttcATTGAGCGATCCATATTCACGTTTCCTGCCATCATTTCCTGTTCCAAAAAAGTCCTTCCATAGTCTCTGCACAGATTCTAGCATCCTCACGGTGACGTTACACCCTTTGTTCAATATATCTACGTTTGTATTTAgatgaatattttatattgttAATTCGCGCATCGTTGTTCTTTAATACGCGTCACGAATTGCTCTAGCGTGTCTTCAAATAAAGCTAACAAGAGGTCTTGAAACACGCCAAGGACAACGTACCAACTGGATTGAATGGGGGTATCTCTCAAACTACTAGGCTGATAAATATGAAGTCAAGAGTCATTCTCATAAACATTGGTTATTTTTTGTCCGATATTTCTTAAAGTATATTCGTACAgcttttttgaatcaaatcttcaaataaaaactGCTCTCAAGTACTACTAACAACACTACAACACTATCGAGTATTAACACTTACAATTTATATTAGCTTTCTTTCTCAGAGGCTTCTTTTAGCAGATACAATTTACAGATATATAGTATTCCGGGTAAAATAAACTCGCCATTGGCGATTTGCTTAATGTTTTTTAAGACTAACCAGCTTTAAAGTAGCGCTCATACTATGGGAGTGATCCGATTAGGACAAGCTACCAAGATTGAAAGCTACAATGGTTTCCACAGAGTTCAAAGTGGCCCTAGGCTGCATAGCAACTCGTTTGGCTGTAATGTGCCTTTTTCCCTCTTTGCAGCAACAATTGGACAAATCTGTAGAATTTTCAACGCCAGTAACTTCATTTAGGTCGTTACAAGAAGGTATATATCTATTGCGGAATAACATTCAAGTGTATAACCACGGAGTGGTCCATCATCCCCCCATTCTAGTTTTATTCCTCTCTCTTTTCGACTCCGACAAATTAATCTCTATCATATACGCTTCACTTGATGGGTTGATTGCGTATCAgttgacgaagatgacaaAGGTTTTTAAGAATCTAAAAGTACAAAGCTGGCTACCAGGTCTTCTCTATGCCGTAAATCCCTTGGTTTTATTGTCCTGCGTCAGCCGTTCATCAATCATATTCACAAATTTCGCCATTTCTTCGTCATTATATTGCATATTAACCGAAGGCAATGTCATTCTATCCTCGGTTATGATATCTGTTGCGGGATACTTGTCATTTTACCCTCTTCTACTTTTGATTCCGCTATTGGGTATGCTCAAGAGCTGGAGACAAAGAATGTTCTCCGTCATCGTTTCCATATTATCTTTACTAATTCTGCTATTGTTTAGCTATAATATGCTAGGTGGAGAAAGTTGGTCATTTTTGACACAAGTTTATGGATCTATAataagttttcaaaaggttTTCCCCAACCTGGGTTTATGGTGGTactttttcattgaaatgTTTGACAC
This DNA window, taken from Saccharomyces eubayanus strain FM1318 chromosome XII, whole genome shotgun sequence, encodes the following:
- a CDS encoding pyridoxal 5'-phosphate synthase, with the translated sequence MELKEQIPNDLLQLIKSSKYVHVATCSSKCIPSVSLMHYIFVSSGETFHKHEYGIDSDRNDYIIFTAFEKSVKFRNVIENPNVALLFHDWITAKNLTLRKKSIHDEKCFSGQPGSAKLNDFLRDLNQNELNQVSATINGIADIVDPDSEESTYYRRLLLKANPDADIFILGEETAIIKVRIHKIKVSDMENNTSVYGQTAKLGST
- the NBP1 gene encoding Nbp1p, which codes for MLESVQRLWKDFFGTGNDGRKREYGSLNEIRRRSALKSKRKHIRSTGKSLLKRPRKAPVRNDQEILNSGRRRTPKRRLSRIFQTIKDVFSNDHENMNKMQNICGDMTRILKKPSQGRPSYLDTDAAKSRILRSDAFKRKLSELKYNKQRISELRNISADASCGNDANQSLYLDREMLLQRQIKKRDEKIRSLEIKLQSLQDELNYSNEKYRILENLLDSSNIDPSYTKSRRAISNLVKENDQIKPLKIDLSPSPIRRTNSLFTSSPMKTYTRDKNIPEMQPLHESISPDSPTPPHRSREIEKADETLSPISVDFSSYLS
- the GAB1 gene encoding GPI-anchor transamidase subunit GAB1 → MVSTEFKVALGCIATRLAVMCLFPSLQQQLDKSVEFSTPVTSFRSLQEGIYLLRNNIQVYNHGVVHHPPILVLFLSLFDSDKLISIIYASLDGLIAYQLTKMTKVFKNLKVQSWLPGLLYAVNPLVLLSCVSRSSIIFTNFAISSSLYCILTEGNVILSSVMISVAGYLSFYPLLLLIPLLGMLKSWRQRMFSVIVSILSLLILLLFSYNMLGGESWSFLTQVYGSIISFQKVFPNLGLWWYFFIEMFDTFIPFFKAVFNIFIAAFITPFTLRYHKQPFYAFILCIGWIVLTKPYPSLGDAGFFFSFLPFFTPLFGYLRYPIISALLFLHAIVLAPIFYHLWVVLGSGNSNFFYAISLVYALALASILVDLNWAMLRIEYDNGVPNFKLKVTQI